A single window of Lacerta agilis isolate rLacAgi1 chromosome 12, rLacAgi1.pri, whole genome shotgun sequence DNA harbors:
- the LOC117055930 gene encoding nucleoside diphosphate-linked moiety X motif 19-like — MGWRLRHWREVATLLLVAGGPGASPSRPTAAAGAFDYELLLLWWSPRSAFLPSAHVFAGGVADAADFSSDWLQLLPGGPRCGLGSVQGECPRAPLFTAERPELGSPLPGDVAFRLCAIREAFEEAGVLLVLPGPVADAAAAATTAGPARLLPAERLPPSSELAEWRLRVQRQPGSFLQLCRHLSCVPNIWALREWSNWLTPVGHAGRGGRRYDTTFYLCCLGQAPPVASHDDREVTACQGIWATQDKGEFAKEDSTHFMQREFNEESESKCL; from the exons atgggctggcggttgcggcactggcgggaggtggcgacgctgctgctagtGGCAGGTGGGCCGGGCGCGTCTCCCTctcggcccacggcggcggcgggcgccttcgactatgagctgctcctcctgtggtggagcccgcggagcgccttcctgcccagtgctcacgtcttcgcaggcggcgtggcggacgcggccgacttctcgtccgactggctgcagctgctgccaggcgggccgcgctgcggactgggctcggtgcagggcgagtgcccgagggcgccgctcttcaccgccgagcgcccggagctgggctcgccgctgccgggagacgtggccttccgcctctgcgccatccgcgaggccttcgaagaagccggagtcctcttggtactgcccggcccagtggctgatgccgccgccgccgctaccaccgcgggcccggcccgcctgctgccagccgagcgcctcccgccgtcctcggaactggctgagtggcggctgcgggtgcagcggcagcccggcagcttcttgcagctgtgccgacacctgagctgcgtgcccaacatctgggcgctgcgcgagtggagcaactggctgacccccgtgggccatgcggggcgaggcggccgccgctacgacaccaCCTTCTACCTCTGCTGCCTCGGGCAGGCTCCGCCGGTCGCCTCGCACGACGACAGGGAGGTGACGGCCTGCCAG GGTATATGGGCTACCCAGGATAAAGGAGAATTTGCAAAGGAAGACAGCACACATTTTATGCAAAGGGAGTTCAATGAAGAGTCAGAATCCAAGTGTCTCTGA